A region of Bombus huntii isolate Logan2020A chromosome 15, iyBomHunt1.1, whole genome shotgun sequence DNA encodes the following proteins:
- the LOC126873863 gene encoding citron Rho-interacting kinase-like, with protein sequence MDFESREKEFEERYRKICGKNRRSTTNNETQQEEKTKKVEISKKDKEQLEKELNTAKCDLEVIRRSLGGDRSTRASDSNDQFKDIEKDCSSFFEFKFHKHHSSQSDKFSKEKSELEAQLDSKKKEIQEKQKKIFELQEKISCMTQLEAQLQEKSKRLEAFNKERDILERELIATKSELNGIKRTLELERQERRDLETRALSLIKDAKRKWENAEKEKVAQLNKHIETQTVRITELCTSNNEMSSRLQRTECELQTANAELHKLRVFQMQYKESLAKTRELSRQSVQGVETKLEEIATRSHNQLAELRAKLDLEVAKNTDLETKLRNEQDSNHCRQSRLNVALELAQNELKDCQEQLRSIQATIPARDAEIEALKKQLQDRAKQLDNAIASEQAVATIQEQLEMSKLENEQLKQQLQVIKSDLNETMMNLEQKEALALNLEQATQDKAALQKRLQDSLQKEEEHLRKVGNLEELLRRLEQSVTKLESENATLKMETIQPSTSRMSVIKKDTHLEEQMKKLERDLQTMKENLNTERQTAKQAQINLWKKEKELSDANLDKRIATREAKKAEERVKTLQEEKQKLTEKLDHKMKEGEEKSRKLLKELDSAKASLNDITKESTRNKMQADSAQRALTETNHQIEELQSSSASLRRELDAARKQSKVNQDRVDSLSSENNRLTQIIAKHTEEIRELESKIGKLEQEIKGYELNTELLKETCTVLEEQLTDYERLTSDHETRENILIQDKMKLQKDLETTEVKLREAQTAQNEERSLKLTAERNIERLASEISDIESERNNLIAQRDQYKKLVQDLSEQVESSTNKCGELECNLSEMKRALDITKAETRVVKEESSQHLTRVHELKEANFVLMNDLQNSIDQGQELRIRITELESILEEMRQFYQEREVKAESTRQQQTKLIDYLQFKLEECSKKKKTVCDKILGTKQKETIPPSGTGMPVGYRELENQLAKERAKVKTLTEQLLALKAIHASTSPSSPSAPDIKNVNYTTESSTTSLSKRLSPQRIGHHIPHRFDVGLPMRAGKCSTCLDSIHFGKRAAICNECQVMTHLKCMVTAPATCGLPGGFAKQFGKSWRNSDESLSSLTGSVQTLAIDQPDKPDTDVCDVESKNNSVPMESWVKLPDRSNTCWERKYLRLEGPCLCTYDHQPSPGMAPINRIDLIEKDGFTVFDTVINPDVMGTAKSDIPFIFRIESNSSTTCWPTPRLDVMALSQTDKKNWLKSLKSITSQNILSNVHRSKKYQTILRLAKNQLDLNCAVNLTEENVLLLGAEEGLFSYSGAKSRTLTMIRGVKKVHQLTLHPHLGIALMIAGENRQLVSCSLRQLKSNAVAAECSRPAINTKAVLTGTDSYHLYQLQRDMLCAATESHVILLKWYIEDDSGEFIVVRELETSEPCSCAIFTQNVLIVGCNKFFQIDLKNYCVDEFPEEDDNSVKAALSGVAKLGIFPVCVLNVSLVPGKVELLLCYNEFGMFVNENGQRTRNIDPTWNHLPFAFAFRKPYLFVIHFSSVEIVKLDQDTYILSKSPERILIELSSLRYLGAAGTKGIYVTAMNSFLELLKIEGSSIIPESNGSLTSLDTLNQEDESSSEFSFTSSLMEALDGQGKKVHFTGVSKY encoded by the exons TGAATTACAGGAAAAAATCAGTTGCATGACGCAATTGGAAGCTCAGCTCCAAGAAAAATCAAAAAGATTAGAAGCTTTCAATAAAGAGAGAGATATTCTTGAAAGAGAATTAATTGCAACAAAGTCAGAGTTaaatggaataaaaagaacattAG AACTAGAGCGTCAAGAAAGAAGAGATTTAGAAACCAGAGCTTTAAGCTTGATAAAAGATGCTAAACGTAAATGGGAGAAtgcagaaaaggaaaaagttgCACAATTGAATAAACATATAGAAACACAAACTGTAAGAATCACAGAATTATGTACTAGTAACAATGAGATGAGTTCAAGGTTGCAAAGAACAGAATGTGAACTTCAGACAGCAAATGCAGAATTACATAAACTCAGAGTATTTCAG atgCAATATAAAGAATCACTAGCCAAAACAAGAGAACTAAGTCGGCAAAGCGTTCAAGGTGTTGAAACTAAACTGGAAGAAATAGCTACACGTTCACATAATCAATTAGCTGAACTTAGAGCAAAATTGGATTTAGAAGTTGCCAAGAATACAGATTTGGAGACTAAGCTAAGAAATGAACAAGATTCTAACCATTGTCGTCAATCAAGGTTGAATGTTGCTTTAGAATTAGCTCAAAATGAATTGAAAGACTGTCAGGAACAGTTACGTAGCATACAGGCTACAATACCAGCCAGAGATGCGGAGATAGAAGCTTTAAAAAAACAATTACAAGATAGGGCAAAGCAGTTAGATAATGCTATAGCATCAGAACAGGCAGTTGCCACAATACAAGAACAATTGGAAATGTCAAAACTTGAAAATGAGCAACTGAAACAACAATTACAAGTGATAAAGTCTGATTTAAATGAAACAATGATGAACTTGGAACAGAAGGAAGCCCTTGCTCTGAACTTAGAACAAGCCACACAAGATAAAGCCGCTCTACAAAAAAGATTACAGGATTCTCTACAGAAAGAAGAGGAGCATTTGCGTAAGGTTGGCAATTTAGAAGAATTATTACGACGCTTGGAACAGAGTGTTACTAAACTAGAATCAGAGAATGCTACTCTTAAGATGGAAACTATACAACCAAGTACAAGTAGGATGtctgtaataaaaaaagatacgcATTTAGAAGAGCAAATGAAGAAATTAGAACGAGACCTCCAAACAATGAAAGAAAACTTGAACACAGAACGTCAGACAGCGAAGCAAGCACAAATCAATTTatggaagaaggaaaaggaacTATCAGATGCAAATTTAGACAAACGAATTGCAACAAGGGAAGCTAAGAAAGCAGAAGAAAGAGTTAAAACATTACAGGAAGAAAAGCAAAAGCTGACCGAAAAATTAGATCATAAAATGAAAGAGGGAGAAGAAAAGTCAAGGAAGCTACTTAAAGAGTTAGACAGTGCAAAAGCGTCATTGAATGATATTACAAAAGAATCTACTAGAAACAAAATGCAAGCTGATTCGGCCCAAAGAGCGTTAACTGAGACCAATCATCAAATAGAAGAATTACAGTCTTCAAGTGCTTCTTTACGCAGAGAATTAGACGCGGCGCGGAAGCAATCGAAAGTAAATCAAGATCGGGTCGACAGTTTAAGTAGTGAAAACAACCGTTTGACGCAGATCATTGCAAAACATACTGAAGAAATACGTGAATTGGAATCAAAAATAGGTAAATTAGAACAAGAGATTAAAGGCTATGAATTGAATACTGAACTTTTGAAAGAAACCTGTACAGTACTTGAAGAACAACTAACAGATTACGAAAGACTAACAAGTGATCACGAAACACGAGAAAATATACTAATTCAAGATAAAATGAAGTTACAAAAGGATCTGGAAACGACTGAGGTGAAACTTCGCGAAGCACAAACCGCACAAAACGAAGAAAGGTCACTGAAACTAACAGCAGAACGGAATATCGAGAGACTTGCATCGGAGATAAGTGATATAGAGagtgaaagaaataatttgataGCCCAGAGAGATCAATACAAGAAGCTTGTACAAGACTTAAGCGAACAAGTCGAAAGTTCCACAAATAAATGCGGGGAATTAGAATGTAATCTTTCAGAAATGAAACGTGCTTTAGATATCACTAAAGCAGAAACAAGAGTCGTTAAAGAAGAAAGTAGTCAACACTTAACACGAGTTCACGAATTGAAAGAGGCGAATTTCGTGTTGATGAATGATTTGCAGAATAGCATAGATCAAGGTCAGGAACTTCGGATAAGGATCACAGAATTGGAAAGTATCTTGGAGGAAATGCGGCAATTCTATCAGGAAAGGGAAGTGAAAGCCGAGAGTACCAGacaacaacaaacaaagtTGATAGATTACTTGCAATTTAAATTAGAAGAGTGCagtaagaagaagaaaacggTATGTGATAAAATACTCGGTACTAAGCAGAAAGAGACTATTCCTCCTAGTGGTACTGGAATGCCAGTTGGATATCGCGAATTGGAAAATCAGTTAGCGAAAGAACGCGCCAAAGTTAAAACATTAACTGAACAGTTATTAGCACTGAAAGCTATCCACGCTTCGACCTCTCCATCATCTCCCTCAGCACCCGATATAAAAAACGTGAATTATACCACAGAATCATCAACTACCTCATTATCTAAACGTTTGTCGCCGCAAAGAATTGGACACCACATTCCACACCGATTTGATGTCGGTCTACCAATGCGAGCGGGGAAATGCTCCACGTGTTTGGATTCCATTCATTTTGGAAAACGCGCAGCTATTTGCAACGAATGTCAAGTAATGACGCATTTAAAGTGCATGGTTACCGCACCTGCCACTTGCGGTTTACCCGGAGGTTTTGCTAAGCAGTTTGGTAAAAGCTGGAGAAATAGTGACGAAAGTTTATCGTCATTGACTGGAAGCGTTCAAACGTTAGCTATAGATCAACCGGATAAACCCGACACG GATGTGTGTGATGTAGAAAGTAAAAACAATAGCGTGCCGATGGAAAGTTGGGTGAAACTCCCAGACCGCTCGAATACTTGTTGGGAAAGAAAGTACCTTAGGTTGGAAGGACCGTGTTTATGTACTTACGATCACCAGCCATCTCCCGGAATGGCACCAATAAATCGTATCGATTTAATCGAAAAGGATGGATTTACTGTATTTGATACAGTAATTAATCCAGATGTAATGGGAACAGCAAAATCGGACATACCATTTATTTTTAGAATAGAATCCAATTCATCGACCACCTGTTGGCCGACACCACGTTTAGATGTCATGGCTTTGAGCCAGACTGATAAGAAAAATTGGTTAAAGTCCTTAAAGTCTATTACTAGTCAAAATATACTGAGTAATGTTCATAGAAGTAAGAAGTATCAAACTATATTAAGACTAGCAAAAAATCAA ttgGATTTAAATTGTGCCGTAAATTTGACAGAAGAAAATGTACTTTTATTGGGTGCAGAAGAGGGTCTGTTTTCGTATAGCGGTGCTAAATCACGAACTCTTACTATGATTCGTGGAGTGAAAAAGGTGCACCAATTAACTTTACATCCCCATTTAGGAATAGCTTTAATGATAGCTGGTGAAAATAGGCAATTAGTATCTTGTAGTCTAAGGCAATTAAAGAGTAACGCAGTGGCTGCCGAATGCTCAAGGCCAGCAATTAATACGAAGGCAGTTTTAACTGGCACTGATAGCTACCATTTATATCAATTACAACGGGATATGCTTTGCGCAGCAACTGAGTCCCACGTAAT ATTACTTAAATGGTACATTGAAGATGATTCTGGAGAATTTATTGTAGTCCGTGAACTTGAAACATCCGAACCATGTAGTTGTGCTATATTTACGCAAAATGTTCTTATAGTAGgatgtaataaatttttccaaattgatcttaaaaattattgtgTCGATG AATTTCCAGAAGAAGATGATAATTCAGTCAAAGCTGCACTATCGGGAGTAGCCAAGCTAGGCATTTTCCCAGTTTGCGTTTTAAACGTTTCTCTTGTACCTGGAAAAGTAGAGCTTTTGCTTTGTTATAATGAATTTGGAATGTTTGTGAATGAAAATGGCCAAAGAACTCGAAACATTGATCCAACATGGAATCATTTACCTTTTGCTTTTG CTTTCCGAAAACCATATTTGTTTGTCATTCATTTTTCATCCGTGGAGATTGTAAAACTCGATCAagatacatatattttgtcaaaaaGTCCAGAACGAATTTTAATCGAGTTATCTAGTCTACGTTATTTGGGAGCTGCTGGCACAAAAGGAATTTATGTAACAGCAATGAACTCTTTCTTGGAACTATTAAAGATTGAAGGATCTTCTATCATACCCGAATCAAATGGCAGTCTTACCAGTTTAGATACTTT AAATCAAGAGGACGAAAGCAGTTCGGAGTTCAGTTTTACGTCGAGTTTAATGGAGGCTTTAGATGGTCAAGGGAAAAAAGTACATTTTACCGGTGTCTCcaaatattaa